CGGACGCTGCGTCTTGGCGTTGAGAATGACTGCCTCGGCCATCTCCTGCGGACACGACGGTTCGACGTAAACGTGGCAGTTCCCCGTGTAGTGCTTGATCACCGGAATCCTCGACTGCTCGACGACCGCCCGGATCAACGATTCGCCTCCGCGCGGAATCACCACATCGATGCTCGCCTCTTGTCGAAGCAGCAGGGGCACCAACTGGCGGTCGGTCGTGCTCACCACTTGAACCGCCTCGGGGACAATCCCCGCCTCCGTCAGGGCCTCGGCAATAGCCGCTCCAATGGCCATGTTCGAATGGAACGACTCCTTGCCTCCCCGTAGGATGCAGGCGTTGCCGCTCCTCAGGCACAGCGAGGCGGCGTCGGAGGTGACGTTCGGCCGAGCCTCATAGATGATCGCCACAACTCCAATGGGCACGCGGAGCTTCTCGATCCGAAGCCCGTTCGGCCGTACCCACCCCCCGATTACCTGTCCCACCGGATCCGGTTGCCCGGCAACCTCGTCCACCGCCGCGGCCATCTTGGCGACCCGATCCGGATCGAGCCGAAGACGGTCGACTATGGCCGGGCTCAGTCCGCTCTCCCGGGCCTTGTCCAAATCTCTGGCGTTTTCCGCCACCAGCCGGTCGGTGTTCCGGCGAAGCGACTCGGCCATCCGCACGAGCGATTCCCTCCGCTGCCGGCCGCTGGTCAGGGCCAGAACCCGCCCCGCCCGGCGCGCCGACGCAGCCAGGGAACTCGCGTAGGATTCCAGGGATACTCCCATGACCGGCATTATAGCCTTTCGCACCCGCGACGCCATGAGTCACTTGGACTGGGGAGGCGTGGCGACCTTGACCACTCTGAAGCGCACCTTGGGCAGAGGTGGAACGACCCGAACGTCCTCGAAACCCGGCGGGAACACGAAATGCACCTCGCGCGGAATCCCCTCCCGCGAAACCGCCGGTGCGGTCTCCGTGATTGTCTTCGGCTCGGGGGCCAGATCCTCCCGTTCGATACTCACAAACGCAATCACATCCTTGTTCGTCAATACACGCGGCTTGCCGGCAGGCACAATCACTTCGATGTGCTGGACCTGGTCATCCTCGTCGGCCCACTCCACCCGGTACTCGCCCTCCGGCCGATACGACGGCCACAGCTCGCACAACGGAATCGCAGTCAGCCGGTAAGTCTCAAAACCCTGTCGGCGGGTGACCGAAATCGTCACTTGGTCCGGAACGAAGGTCACATCGAGTCCCTGCCACTTCTGCCGAGCCAACTGCTCCTCGAAACTGTCACTCGAACGGTTGCGAAGCTGCTCCTCGATCGGGAGCACCAGCCGACGCTCGGCCGAAGCGCGCTCATCGCGTTGGCTGGCCAGCAGCCGAGCCTTCACTTTGGCCGGTTCCACGCGCGGCGGGCCCTTCAACTCGTTGGCAAAAACACCGGGATCAGCCTCAAGCGTGATCTCGACTTCGACGAACCGATCCACCGTGTACCGAATGAACTCTCGGCTGAGACCGAGGACGTGCAAGCCGCGACCGGAGACCCACTTCTGCACTTCGTCGCGTACCTTGATCTCGTCGCTCCGAGTGCCCGTGGCCGGCAAGGGCAGCTTCAGCGTCAAGCCACCCCGCCCTTCCTCGATTTCGAGCTTGCCGATGGCTGCCTTCGCGCCACCCAACTTGGCGGCAACCTGAACCTTGTCCGGTGTCTCGGGCAAGGACCCCTCCATCCGCACCACGAGGTCCGAACCCGTCGGCACATTCAACCGAAGAGTGAGCTCGATATCACGCGTCTCCTGGCTGGCCAGATCGGCATAGACCCATACCAGAACAGTCAGGAACGCCGTCGCAACGATCAATTGAATCTGCGTCTTCATGCCGGAGCCGCCTCCGGGGGGCGCTTTCCAGTCGCGACATCCACGGCCGGCGCGGCACCGGGTGCGATCGGCGTTTCACCAAGCTTGCCCCCGTCACCCGAACCTCGACCGTCACCACCGGACTCTCCACGACTCTCTTCCCGAACACCGGCGACCGCGACCGGCCCTTCGCCAACCGGAGCACTGACGACCGGCTCCAGCCCCCCCTCTTCTGCCCCCTCAGGTCTGGCTCGCGTCCGGGCCAGGTGGCGACTCAGCACCCCGCCGAGCATCTCCGGGGCGATGTGAGCGTAGAGTCGGCCGTTCTCCGCGATCGAGATCGAACCGGTCTCCTCACTGACCACAACCACCACCGCGTCTGAGTCCTGGCTCAGTCCAATGGCCGCCCGGTGCCGACTGCCCATCGACCGGTCCACGCCCTCCGCGTCGCCCAACGGAAACGGGCAGGCCGCGGCGGCAATCCGATCACGCTGAATGATCACCCCGAGATCATGCAAGGCCGTTCCCGGCCAGAAAATGGCATTCAGCAGCTCCGGCGACAGCCGGGCGTCCAGCCGAACCCCCTGCTCGACGATGTTGGCGAGCCCCACGTCCCGCTCAATGGCGATCAGCGCCCCGATCTTGTTCTTGGAGAACTGAACACACGCCGCCGTCACCGGCCGCACTACCCGCTCGATCTCACTCAGCCGGTCCCGCCGCCAGCGAGTCTCTCCCAGACGCATCAGACCCCGACGAAGCTCCGGCTGAAATACAACCAGGGCTGCAAGGAACACCGTCCAGACCAATGGCCGATAGAGCACCATGATCCTGTCAAGATTGAACTTCTCGGCCAGGAATGTCACCACCAAAAAGCCGAGAACCAGCAGGATGAGCATGCCCTGCAGAAGTCGAGCCCCACGCGTTCCGTGCAGAAACCGTAGTACCGAGTAGACCACGATCCCGATCAACAGCATCTCGAAGCCGATGGTGGGCAACCCATACAAGTCCGGGCGCATCAAGCTGTTGAGATAGTCGCGAAAGTCCATGATTCACGCGCGTCAAGGGATGCAGGCACACGGCTTCCGTTGTCCCATTTGAGTATACGACACACCCAACTGGGCCGCAAACCGAAGATCGGTAAAAAAGCAATCAAGAGACCAGCAAATCACCGCTTGGCAGAGGCCCGGCGATACCGGCTCTCCAAATCCCCGATGGCCTTCTTGTTGGCGATCTTGTCGGCCCCATCCATGCGATCCACAATGAGCTTGCCGTCGAGATGATCAATCTCATGCTGCCAGATGCGGGCGACAAGACCCTCGCCCGCTAGTTCCACGCAACGTCCGGAGAGATCCTGACCCCGAAGCTTGCACCGCCGTGCCCGCCGGATGCTCACCCTGACGTCCGGGACGGACAGACAGCCCTCCTCCGCCTCGATCAGCTCGGTGAGGTCCGCCAGCTCCGGATTCACCAAAACGGCATCATCCTGCGGCTCCCCAGTCGGGTTGTAGACGAACAATCGACGAGATACGCCCACCTGAGGAGCCGCCAGTCCCACGCCCCGCTCCTCGTGCATCAGCTCCAGCATCCGCTTGACCAGGGCCTCAAGCTTCCCATCGAAGACCTCCACCCGAGCGGCCTTACGCCGCAGACGAGGGTCAGGGTACTCGATGATCCTCGTTGGGAGAGAACTCGTTACCATGGATCCTCCGCCGAACCTACGCCCCACACGCCAAACCCATGCTCCGCATCGACGCGACACCCGTCGCCAACCCCACCCACAACGACTCCACCTTGAATGCTCAGATCATTGTAGCAGCCTCTCCGCCGGCCAACAGCTACCCGCCCGCAAGCTCCAACCACACGGCCCCGTGAAGCACGGCACCCAACGACCCCGCCGCCCCGCACGGCCCCCACGCGTCAGCCACCCCGCACCGGCCACACCCAAGCCCCTTGGTGACAAACGGAGATCCCCTGCCCTGAAAATCACTCATAGCGAACTAATGAAATCTCGAATTCTAGGCCGACCTACGATGTGAAACCCACCCGCCGGACCAGCCTCGCCACCGCTTCGAGCCGATTCGGCTGTCACCGATAGGTGCGTATGACGCCAATCACCACACCTTGAATCTGGATATTCCGGACATAAATCGGCTCGTAGGCCGAGTTTGCAGGCTGCAACCGAACGCGATTCTTCTCTCGATAGAACTTCTTGAGCGTTGCCTCCCCATCCGGCAGAAGCGCTACCACCGTTTCTCCGTCACGGGCCGACTCGCGGCGCTCGACCACAACCAGGTCACCATCACGAATCTGCTCGTCAATCATGCTATCGCCGCGAACCTTCAGCACAAACGCCCCTCGCGGCGCGTGAAACACCTCTCCCAGGTCAACCGTCTCTTCGTTCTCGATCGCTTCGATCGGCAAGCCCGCTGCGATGTGCCCGACCATCCGAAGCCGCGAACTCGGCTCATCCGGGAACTCCACCCGCGACGTAAGCTCCAAAGAGCGTGCCCTGTGTCGCGAATGACGCAAGAGCCCCTTCTTTTCGAGAGCGCCCACGTGCTCGAACACGGTAACCTTGCTGACGTCGAGGACATCGGCCAATTCTTGCATCGTCGGGGAATAGCCATTCTTGCGCTGAAAATCGCGGATCAGCGTCAAGATGCGGAGCTGCTTCGGTGTCAACCGGGAAGAACCCACGCTTGATCGACTTGACATGGCTTGTCTCCATCCGTGGCCAGACCGGCCGGTCCAGGAGTCCGCTCAGTCCGTCAGGACCCACCACCACCAGCGGCCAAACCTCACCTCCCGGCGAGCTCCGCCCCCCATCGACTCGGCCCATGCCGAGATACCTCGCCAGAAATCTGGCTGCCCGCTCCACCCGCGAAATGGCCCCATCAAACCGCCCTAATTCCACCGCCCCAACCAGTTCACGCCGCCCGGTCGCATCGCTGACCACCCCCAGTCCGTCCGAGGCAATCACCTGCCTAAAGAC
This Phycisphaerae bacterium DNA region includes the following protein-coding sequences:
- the cdaA gene encoding diadenylate cyclase CdaA — translated: MDFRDYLNSLMRPDLYGLPTIGFEMLLIGIVVYSVLRFLHGTRGARLLQGMLILLVLGFLVVTFLAEKFNLDRIMVLYRPLVWTVFLAALVVFQPELRRGLMRLGETRWRRDRLSEIERVVRPVTAACVQFSKNKIGALIAIERDVGLANIVEQGVRLDARLSPELLNAIFWPGTALHDLGVIIQRDRIAAAACPFPLGDAEGVDRSMGSRHRAAIGLSQDSDAVVVVVSEETGSISIAENGRLYAHIAPEMLGGVLSRHLARTRARPEGAEEGGLEPVVSAPVGEGPVAVAGVREESRGESGGDGRGSGDGGKLGETPIAPGAAPAVDVATGKRPPEAAPA
- the def gene encoding peptide deformylase, which encodes MVTSSLPTRIIEYPDPRLRRKAARVEVFDGKLEALVKRMLELMHEERGVGLAAPQVGVSRRLFVYNPTGEPQDDAVLVNPELADLTELIEAEEGCLSVPDVRVSIRRARRCKLRGQDLSGRCVELAGEGLVARIWQHEIDHLDGKLIVDRMDGADKIANKKAIGDLESRYRRASAKR
- a CDS encoding glutamate-5-semialdehyde dehydrogenase, producing MGVSLESYASSLAASARRAGRVLALTSGRQRRESLVRMAESLRRNTDRLVAENARDLDKARESGLSPAIVDRLRLDPDRVAKMAAAVDEVAGQPDPVGQVIGGWVRPNGLRIEKLRVPIGVVAIIYEARPNVTSDAASLCLRSGNACILRGGKESFHSNMAIGAAIAEALTEAGIVPEAVQVVSTTDRQLVPLLLRQEASIDVVIPRGGESLIRAVVEQSRIPVIKHYTGNCHVYVEPSCPQEMAEAVILNAKTQRPGVCNAAESILFHRDVGDNRIRAICEKLIKAGVEIRGCGRVCELSPVVKQATDLDWAAEYLDLIVSVKVVDSLAEAVEHINRYGSHHTDAILTGDIRSADAFVAGVDSGNVMVNCSTRFSDGGEYGLGAEIGISTDKLHARGPMGAADLTTYKWVVRGDGHVRG
- the lexA gene encoding transcriptional repressor LexA; this translates as MTLIRDFQRKNGYSPTMQELADVLDVSKVTVFEHVGALEKKGLLRHSRHRARSLELTSRVEFPDEPSSRLRMVGHIAAGLPIEAIENEETVDLGEVFHAPRGAFVLKVRGDSMIDEQIRDGDLVVVERRESARDGETVVALLPDGEATLKKFYREKNRVRLQPANSAYEPIYVRNIQIQGVVIGVIRTYR